One Corvus moneduloides isolate bCorMon1 chromosome 21, bCorMon1.pri, whole genome shotgun sequence DNA window includes the following coding sequences:
- the GTF3C5 gene encoding general transcription factor 3C polypeptide 5, with amino-acid sequence MAAGRQRGPRGSAVLELPRAPRLVCVEYPGLVRDVGAMLRTLGGEQGVSRIYADPAKRLELYFRPKDPYCHPVCANRFPTSTMLLRVRRRTKKKQQLDTEEQIQPEVQFEMEILGIVTTVYKFQGMSDFQYLAMHSGPDGKQTSMYDKVLMLKPEKEEFFNRDLPLYIPPPIFSRLDTPIDYFYRPDIQHREGYNNPQVSGENLIGLSRARRPHNAIFVNFDDEEIPTKPLDAAVQNWKKVCTNPVDKKVEEELRKLFEVRPVWSRNAVKANISVHPDKLKLLLPYLAYYMLTGPWRSLWVRFGYDPRKHPEAKIYQVLDFRIRCGMKYGYAATDMPVKAKRSTYNYSLPITVKKQGSHTVSVHGLKQGLSTAGTSGAKKSPSSRYKLKESVYVFREGALPPYRQMFYQLCDLNVESLQKIIHRNDGTESECTERDGWCLAKTSDDLRDSMSLMIKQIIRSTRPALFSNTTSSEDGKEQLAYESGEDEDDEEEEEEDFKPSDGSENEMETEILDYV; translated from the exons ATGGCGgcggggcggcagcggggcccGCGGGGCTCGGccgtgctggagctgccccgCGCCCCGCGCTTGGTGTGCGTGGAGTACCCGGGGCTCGTCCGGGACGTCGGGGCCATGCTGCGGACgctgggaggagagcagggggtGTCGCGG ATCTACGCCGACCCTGCCAAAAGGCTGGAGCTGTATTTCCGCCCCAAGGACCCCTACTGCCACCCCGTGTGTGCCAACCGCTTCCCCACCTCCACCATGCTGCtcagggtgaggaggaggaccaagaagaagcagcagttgGACACCGAGGAACAAATCCAGCCAGAAGTCCAGTTTGAGATGGAGATTCTTGGGATTGTCACCACTGTTTACAAATTTCAAG GAATGTCTGATTTTCAGTACCTGGCAATGCACTCTGGCCCTGATGGCAAACAAACCTCCATGTATGACAAAGTCCTGATGCTCAAAccagagaaggaagaatttttcaATAGGGACTTACCTCTTTACATCCCACCACCCATTTTCTCACGTCTGGACACTCCCATTGACTATTTTTATCGCCCAGATATACAGCACAG GGAGGGATACAACAATCCCCAGGTGTCTGGTGAGAACCTGATTGGCCTCAGCAGGGCCCGGCGCCCACACAATGCCATCTTTGTGAACTTTGATGATGAAGAGATCCCGACTAAACCCCTGGATGCTGCTGTCCAGAACTGGAAGAAAGTGTGCACCAATCCTGTGGATAAAAAGGTGGAGGAAGAGCTGAGAAAG CTCTTTGAAGTCCGTCCTGTGTGGTCTCGGAACGCAGTGAAGGCCAATATCAGTGTCCATCCAGAcaagctgaagctgctgctgccatatTTGGCCTATTACATG TTAACAGGTCCTTGGAGAAGCTTATGGGTTAGGTTTGGGTATGACCCCAGAAAACACCCTGAAGCAAAGATTTATCAAGTACTGGACTTCCGAATTCGCTGTGGAATGAAATATG GTTATGCTGCTACTGACATGCCTGTGAAAGCAAAACGCAGCACATACAACTACAGCCTGCCCATCACTGTCAAGAAACAAG gaagtCACACAGTCAGTGTCCATGGCCTGAAACAGGGGCTGAGTACAGCTGGTACATCTGGGGCAAAAAAGTCCCCCTCCAGCAGGTACAAGTTGAAG GAATCTGTCTACGTTTTCCGAGAAGGAGCCTTACCCCCTTACCGACAGATGTTCTACCAGCTCTGTGACTTAAATGTGGAAAG CCTGCAGAAGATCATCCATCGGAATGATGGCACGGAGTCGGAATGCACGGAGCGGGACGGATGGTGCCTTGCCAAGACAAGTGATGACCTGAGGGACAGCATGTCCCTGATGATAAAGCAGATCATCAGATCCACCAGGCCTG CTCTTTTCTCAAATACAACAAGCAGTGAAGATGGCAAAGAACAGCTGGCATACGAGTCTGGagaggatgaggatgatgaagaggaggaggaagaggactTCAAGCCTTCTGATGGGAGTGAAAATGAAATGGAGACAGAAATTCTGGACTATGTGTGA
- the LOC116454496 gene encoding bile salt-activated lipase-like: protein MARWHILALALCSYLGVAWAATLGVVLTEGGFVEGESKKLGLFGSYVDIFRGIPFAAPPKRLEDPQPHPGWDGTLEAKTFKKRCMQMKLTQTDVRGSEDCLYLNIWIPQGRRQVSTKLPVMVFIYGGAFLVGGSQGANFLDNYLYDGEEIAVRGNVIVVTVNYRLGPLGFLSTGDENLPGNYGLKDQHMAIAWVKRNIKAFGGDPDNITIFGESAGAVSVSLQTLSPKNKGLFKRAISQSGVGVCSWAIQRDPLFWAKKLGEKVGCSTDNTTILANCLRSSDPKTLTLAYHLQLTNLPMPLVHTLALTPVVDGDFLPDMPEKLFANAADIDYLAGVNNMDGHIFAGVDLPAINRPLVKITAEQVYDLIKGLTVDRGEAGANATYNVYTQSWGDKPSQEVMKKTVVDLVTDYIFLIPTQWALNLHLQNAQSGKTYSYVFSQPSRMPVYPSWVGADHADDLQYVFGKPFATPLGYLPKHRTVSKAMIAYWTNFARSGDPNKGHSDVPVSWPAYSDKGKYYLDINNEMNKNSVKQDLRSRFVTFWNSVYRQLPQVANISQSELMF from the exons ATGGCTCGCTGGCACATCCTGGCCTTGGCCCTGTGCTCCTACCTTGGGGTAGCCTGGGCTGCGACC CTGGGGGTGGTGCTCACCGAGGGAGGATTTGTGGAAGGCGAGAGTAAGAAACTGGGACTCTTTGGGAGCTACGTCGACATCTTCAGAGGGATTCCCTTTGCTGCCCCTCCAAAGAGACTGGAAGATCCCCAACCTCATCCTGGCTGGGATG GAACGTTGGAagcaaaaacattcaaaaaGCGCTGTATGCAAATGAAGCTGACACAGACTGATGTCCGCGGGAGTGAGGACTGTCTGTACCTGAACATCTGGATCCCTCAAGGGAGGAGACAGG TCTCTACCAAGCTGCCCGTGATGGTTTTTATCTACGGTGGCGCCTTCCTAGTCGGAGGCAGCCAGGGAGCCAATTTCCTGGACAACTACCTGTACGATGGGGAGGAGATCGCAGTGCGGGGCAACGTCATCGTGGTGACCGTCAACTACCGCCTGGGGCCGCTGGGCTTCCTGAGCACTGGCGATGAAAACCTGCCAG GGAACTACGGGCTCAAGGACCAGCACATGGCCATTGCCTGGGTGAAGAGGAACATCAAGGCCTTTGGGGGTGACCCAGACAACATCACCATCTTTGGGGAATCGGCCGGTGCCGTCAGCGTCTCCCTGCAG ACGCTGTCTCCAAAGAACAAGGGCCTGTTCAAGAGAGCCATCAGCCAGAGTGGGGTTGGGGTCTGCAGCTgggccatccagagggacccgCTCTTCTGGGCTAAAAAG CTTGGAGAAAAGGTGGGCTGCTCCACAGATAACACCACCATCTTGGCCAACTGCCTGCGCAGCTCTGATCCCAAAACTTTGACACTGGCCTACCACCTGCAGCTGACCAACCTGCCCA tgcccCTGGTGCACACCCTCGCCCTCACTCCTGTCGTCGATGGGGATTTCCTCCCAGACATGCCAGAGAAGCTCTTTGCCAACGCTGCCGACATCGACTACCTGGCCGGGGTCAATAACATGGATGGGCACATCTTTGCCGGCGTGGATTTACCCGCCATCAACCGCCCGCTGGTGAAAATCACTGC GGAGCAGGTGTATGATTTGATCAAAGGCCTCACCGTGGACAGGGGCGAGGCTGGAGCCAACGCCACCTACAACGTctacacacagagctggggtgACAAACCCAGTCAGGAGGTCATGAAGAAGACAGTGGTGGACCTGGTCACTGACTACATCTTCCTGATTCCCACACAGTGGGCACTGAACCTGCACCTGCAGAATGCCCA GAGTGGCAAGACCTACAGCTACGTGTTCTCTCAGCCGTCCCGCATGCCTGTCTACCCCAGCTGGGTCGGGGCAGACCATGCTGATGACCTGCAGTACGTGTTTGGGAAGCCCTTTGCCACCCCCCTGGGCTACCTGCCCAAGCACAGGACCGTCTCAAAGGCCATGATTGCTTACTGGACCAATTTTGCCAGGAGTGG TGATCCCAACAAAGGCCATTCGGACGTGCCCGTTTCCTGGCCAGCCTACAGCGACAAGGGCAAGTACTACCTGGATATCAACAACGAGATGAACAAAAACTCTGTGAAGCAGGACCTGAGATCCCGGTTTGTGACCTTCTGGAACTCGGTCTATCGGCAGCTGCCGCAGGTCGCCAACATCTCCCAGTCGGAGTTAATGTTCTAA
- the LOC116454479 gene encoding bile salt-activated lipase-like isoform X2: MARWHILALALCSYLGVAWAATLGVVLTEGGFVEGESKKLGLFGSYVDIFRGIPFAAPPKTLEDPQPHPGWDGTLEAKTFKKRCMQMKLTQTDVRGSEDCLYLNIWIPQGRRQVSTKLPVMVFIYGGAFLVGGSQGANFLDNYLYDGEEIAVRGNVIVVTVNYRLGPLGFLSTGDENLPGNYGLKDQHMAIAWVKRNIKAFGGDPDNITIFGESAGAVSVSLQTLSPKNKGLFKRAISQSGVGVCSWAIQRDPLFWAKKLGEKVGCSTDNTTILANCLRSSDPKTLTLAYHLQLTNLPMPLVHTLALTPVVDGDFLPDMPEKLFANAADIDYLAGVNNMDGHIFAGVDLPAINRPLVKITAEQVYDLIKGLTVDRGEAGANATYNIYTQSWGDKPSQEVMKKTVVDLVTDYIFLIPTQWALNLHLQNAQSGKTYSYVFSQPSRMPVYPSWVGADHADDLQYVFGKPFATPLGYLPKHRTVSKAMIAYWTNFARSGDPNKGHSDVPVSWPAYSNKGKYYLDINNEMNKNSVKQDLRSRFVTFWNSVYRQLPQVANISQSELMF; this comes from the exons ATGGCTCGCTGGCACATCCTGGCCTTGGCCCTGTGCTCCTACCTTGGGGTAGCCTGGGCTGCGACC CTGGGGGTGGTGCTCACCGAGGGAGGATTTGTGGAAGGCGAGAGTAAGAAACTGGGACTCTTTGGGAGCTACGTCGACATCTTCAGAGGGATTCCCTTTGCTGCCCCTCCAAAGACTCTGGAAGATCCCCAACCTCATCCTGGCTGGGATG GAACGTTGGAagcaaaaacattcaaaaaGCGCTGTATGCAAATGAAGCTGACACAGACTGATGTCCGCGGGAGTGAGGACTGTCTGTACCTGAACATCTGGATCCCTCAAGGGAGGAGACAGG TCTCTACCAAGCTGCCCGTGATGGTTTTTATCTACGGTGGCGCCTTCCTAGTCGGAGGCAGCCAGGGAGCCAATTTCCTGGACAACTACCTGTACGATGGGGAGGAGATCGCAGTGCGGGGCAACGTCATCGTGGTGACCGTCAACTACCGCCTGGGGCCGCTGGGCTTCCTGAGCACTGGCGATGAAAACCTGCCAG GGAACTACGGGCTCAAGGACCAGCACATGGCCATTGCCTGGGTGAAGAGGAACATCAAGGCCTTTGGGGGTGACCCAGACAACATCACCATCTTTGGGGAATCGGCCGGTGCCGTCAGCGTCTCCCTGCAG ACGCTGTCTCCAAAGAACAAGGGCCTGTTCAAGAGAGCCATCAGCCAGAGTGGGGTTGGGGTCTGCAGCTgggccatccagagggacccgCTCTTCTGGGCTAAAAAG CTTGGAGAAAAGGTGGGCTGCTCCACAGACAACACCACCATCTTGGCCAACTGCCTGCGCAGCTCTGATCCCAAAACTTTGACACTGGCCTACCACCTGCAGCTGACCAACCTGCCCA tgcccCTGGTGCACACCCTCGCCCTCACTCCTGTCGTCGATGGGGATTTCCTCCCAGACATGCCAGAGAAGCTCTTTGCCAACGCTGCCGACATCGACTACCTGGCCGGGGTCAATAACATGGATGGGCACATCTTTGCCGGCGTGGATTTACCCGCCATCAACCGCCCGCTGGTGAAAATCACTGC GGAGCAGGTGTATGATTTGATCAAAGGCCTCACCGTGGACAGGGGCGAGGCTGGAGCCAACGCCACCTACAACATctacacacagagctggggtgACAAACCCAGTCAGGAGGTCATGAAGAAGACAGTGGTGGACCTGGTCACTGACTACATCTTCCTGATTCCCACACAGTGGGCACTGAACCTGCACCTGCAGAATGCCCA GAGTGGCAAGACCTACAGCTACGTGTTCTCCCAGCCGTCCCGCATGCCTGTCTACCCCAGCTGGGTCGGGGCAGACCATGCTGATGACCTGCAGTATGTGTTTGGGAAGCCCTTTGCCACCCCCCTGGGCTACCTGCCCAAGCACAGGACCGTCTCAAAGGCCATGATTGCTTACTGGACCAATTTTGCCAGGAGCGG TGATCCCAACAAAGGCCATTCGGACGTGCCCGTTTCCTGGCCAGCCTACAGCAACAAGGGCAAGTACTACCTGGATATCAACAACGAGATGAACAAAAACTCTGTGAAGCAGGACCTGAGATCCCGGTTTGTGACCTTCTGGAACTCGGTCTATCGGCAGCTGCCGCAGGTCGCCAACATCTCCCAGTCGGAGTTAATGTTCTGA
- the LOC116454479 gene encoding bile salt-activated lipase-like isoform X1, whose product MARWHILALALCSYLGVAWAATLGVVLTEGGFVEGESKKLGLFGSYVDIFRGIPFAAPPKTLEDPQPHPGWDGKMQLLNAFGLGFYFCSPLFNLVHMGNRTAHYSDGSQRLGRLCCLCTGLREERMGGQTPCNQRMELMPLTGTCCLPFLLSGTLEAKTFKKRCMQMKLTQTDVRGSEDCLYLNIWIPQGRRQVSTKLPVMVFIYGGAFLVGGSQGANFLDNYLYDGEEIAVRGNVIVVTVNYRLGPLGFLSTGDENLPGNYGLKDQHMAIAWVKRNIKAFGGDPDNITIFGESAGAVSVSLQTLSPKNKGLFKRAISQSGVGVCSWAIQRDPLFWAKKLGEKVGCSTDNTTILANCLRSSDPKTLTLAYHLQLTNLPMPLVHTLALTPVVDGDFLPDMPEKLFANAADIDYLAGVNNMDGHIFAGVDLPAINRPLVKITAEQVYDLIKGLTVDRGEAGANATYNIYTQSWGDKPSQEVMKKTVVDLVTDYIFLIPTQWALNLHLQNAQSGKTYSYVFSQPSRMPVYPSWVGADHADDLQYVFGKPFATPLGYLPKHRTVSKAMIAYWTNFARSGDPNKGHSDVPVSWPAYSNKGKYYLDINNEMNKNSVKQDLRSRFVTFWNSVYRQLPQVANISQSELMF is encoded by the exons ATGGCTCGCTGGCACATCCTGGCCTTGGCCCTGTGCTCCTACCTTGGGGTAGCCTGGGCTGCGACC CTGGGGGTGGTGCTCACCGAGGGAGGATTTGTGGAAGGCGAGAGTAAGAAACTGGGACTCTTTGGGAGCTACGTCGACATCTTCAGAGGGATTCCCTTTGCTGCCCCTCCAAAGACTCTGGAAGATCCCCAACCTCATCCTGGCTGGGATGGTAAGATGCAGCTTTTGAATGcctttggtttggggttttatttttgctccCCTCTCTTTAACCTGGTACATATGGGAAACAGAACAGCACATTACTCAGACGGGTCACAAAGGCTGGGGCGGCTTTGCTGCCTCTGCACTGGACTCAGAGAGGAAAGGATGGGTGGACAGACACCTTGCAACCAGAGAATGGAGCTGATGCCCTTGACTGGGACATGctgtcttccctttctcctctcagGAACGTTGGAagcaaaaacattcaaaaaGCGCTGTATGCAAATGAAGCTGACACAGACTGATGTCCGCGGGAGTGAGGACTGTCTGTACCTGAACATCTGGATCCCTCAAGGGAGGAGACAGG TCTCTACCAAGCTGCCCGTGATGGTTTTTATCTACGGTGGCGCCTTCCTAGTCGGAGGCAGCCAGGGAGCCAATTTCCTGGACAACTACCTGTACGATGGGGAGGAGATCGCAGTGCGGGGCAACGTCATCGTGGTGACCGTCAACTACCGCCTGGGGCCGCTGGGCTTCCTGAGCACTGGCGATGAAAACCTGCCAG GGAACTACGGGCTCAAGGACCAGCACATGGCCATTGCCTGGGTGAAGAGGAACATCAAGGCCTTTGGGGGTGACCCAGACAACATCACCATCTTTGGGGAATCGGCCGGTGCCGTCAGCGTCTCCCTGCAG ACGCTGTCTCCAAAGAACAAGGGCCTGTTCAAGAGAGCCATCAGCCAGAGTGGGGTTGGGGTCTGCAGCTgggccatccagagggacccgCTCTTCTGGGCTAAAAAG CTTGGAGAAAAGGTGGGCTGCTCCACAGACAACACCACCATCTTGGCCAACTGCCTGCGCAGCTCTGATCCCAAAACTTTGACACTGGCCTACCACCTGCAGCTGACCAACCTGCCCA tgcccCTGGTGCACACCCTCGCCCTCACTCCTGTCGTCGATGGGGATTTCCTCCCAGACATGCCAGAGAAGCTCTTTGCCAACGCTGCCGACATCGACTACCTGGCCGGGGTCAATAACATGGATGGGCACATCTTTGCCGGCGTGGATTTACCCGCCATCAACCGCCCGCTGGTGAAAATCACTGC GGAGCAGGTGTATGATTTGATCAAAGGCCTCACCGTGGACAGGGGCGAGGCTGGAGCCAACGCCACCTACAACATctacacacagagctggggtgACAAACCCAGTCAGGAGGTCATGAAGAAGACAGTGGTGGACCTGGTCACTGACTACATCTTCCTGATTCCCACACAGTGGGCACTGAACCTGCACCTGCAGAATGCCCA GAGTGGCAAGACCTACAGCTACGTGTTCTCCCAGCCGTCCCGCATGCCTGTCTACCCCAGCTGGGTCGGGGCAGACCATGCTGATGACCTGCAGTATGTGTTTGGGAAGCCCTTTGCCACCCCCCTGGGCTACCTGCCCAAGCACAGGACCGTCTCAAAGGCCATGATTGCTTACTGGACCAATTTTGCCAGGAGCGG TGATCCCAACAAAGGCCATTCGGACGTGCCCGTTTCCTGGCCAGCCTACAGCAACAAGGGCAAGTACTACCTGGATATCAACAACGAGATGAACAAAAACTCTGTGAAGCAGGACCTGAGATCCCGGTTTGTGACCTTCTGGAACTCGGTCTATCGGCAGCTGCCGCAGGTCGCCAACATCTCCCAGTCGGAGTTAATGTTCTGA